The stretch of DNA TAGTTTTTTCAACTTTATCAGTTCTACCTTTTCTAATTAATTGGTTAATCGTAGGCATTTCCGCTCCTTAACTACAACAATATTTCCACAATAAAAATAGGCTTTTAAGCCCATAATAAACTATAGAGGGATGGTGTAACACACCACCCCTCAATTAAGCAAGTTTTTATAGCATAAGTGTAGAAGTTTCTTCTAGAGAATCATCTTCTTCAACAAATGCTTCGTAATCACGGTACTTCGAGATACCAGAACCAGCTGGAATCAGGCGACCCATAAGTACGTTCTCCTTAAGACCACGTAATAAATCTTTTTTACCTTCAAGCGATGCTTGAGTTAAGATCTTAGTTGTCTCTTGGAAAGATGCAGCTGATAAGAATGAATCAGTAGAAAGAGCTGCTTTAGTAATACCAAGTAGAACTGGTCTTGCTTGAGCTGGCTCATATCCATCAGCAACTAGTTGCTCATTTGTTTCAAGTAATTCTGCTTTAGTTACAGAGTCACCAACAACAAATGTAGAGTCACCTGGATCAGTTACTTCAACTTTCTTAAGCATTTGAGAAACGATTACCTCAATGTGCTTATCATCGATATCTACACCTTGTAGACGGTATACAGCTTGAATCTCATCAACGATGTATCCTGCAAGTTCTTTAATACCAAGTACTCTTAGGATATCGTGTGGGTTAGCTGGACCATCCATAATAGCTTCACCTGAACGGATATAGTCACCTTCGTTTACAGTTACATAGCGTCCCTTAGGAATTGTGTAAACTACTGGATCAGATCCATCTTCAGGTCTAATAAGAATTCTTCTAGAACCTCTTACTTCAGCACCAAACTCGATTGTACCAGTTACGTCAGCAATCTGAGATGCTTGAGCAGGTTTTCTAGCTTCGAAAAGCTCGGCTACTCTTGGAAGACCCCCAGTAATATCTTTTGTTTTCGTCGTTTCACGAGAAACTTTAGATACTACGCTACCAACTTCAACTTCATCACCTTCAGTTACAGTTAGAGTTGCACCAACTTGTAGACGGTAAGAAGCTTGTCTGTTTGTTCCAGGAACAATAATTGGGTTTCCATCAGCATCAAGAATCGTAATTCTTGGTTGAAGTGAAGGATCCTTAGTTTCTGTTACAGTTCTTTGAGTTAGACCTGTTACTGCATCTGTTTGCTCAGCAAGAGTTGCACCAACTACTAAGTCTTCAAACTTAACAAAACCAGCTACTTCTGTAAGAAGTGGAATCGAGAACGGGTCCCATTCAATCAGAGTATCCCCTACGTTTACTTCACTACCTTCAGAGAAGTGTAGCTTTGAACCGTAGATTGCTGGATATTTTTCTTTTTCAACACCACGAGCATCTTTAATGATAAGCTCACCAGTCTTGTTCATAACAAGAAGACCAGTTGGTGTTTCAACAGTTACAACATTGTTGTATACAACTTTACCAGATGTACGAACAGTTGTTTTATTTACTTGTGCACCAGCTGTTGCTGTACCACCAACGTGGAATGTACGCATTGTAAGCTGTGTACCAGGTTCACCAATTGACTGAGCAGCGATAACACCAACAGCTTCACCAACTGAAACCATTGTACCTCTTGCAAGGTCGCGTCCGAAACAAGCCGCACAGAAACCGTGTCTTTCGTTACAAGTAAGAACAGATCTAACCTTGATTTGGTCAACTTCTTTCTCTTCTAGTAACACAAGGTCTTTTTCTGTAAGTAGGTGACCTGTTTGAAGAACCTCATTACCTTCTGCAGAGATAACTGGAGCTGCTGTTACACGGCCCATTGCTCTAGAAGCAACGTGCTCTACAACTTCACCAGACTCAATACGAGAAGTTAGTGTAATACCATCAGTTGTTCCACAATCTTCAGCTCTAATGATACCGTCTTGAGCAACGTCTACTAGACGTCTCGTTAGGTAACCAGAGTTTGCAGTCTTCAGGGCAGTATCGGCTAGACCTTTACGAGCACCGTGTGTAGACGTGAAGTATTGTAGTGCCGATAGACCTTCACGGAAGTTTGAAGTAATTGGCGTTTCAATAATCTCACCAGATGGCTTGGCCATTAGACCCCTCATCGCAGCAAGCTGTCTCATCTGCTGTGCAGAACCCCTTGCTCCTGAGTTTGCCATCATATAAAGAGCGTTGAATGAAGGAGCGTAAATTGGCTCTTCACCTTCTTTATCTGAAGTAAATTCATCAGTAGAAATTTTCTCAAGCATAACCTTAACAAGTTTCTCTGTAGTTTGTGACCAAACGTCAACAACCTTGTTATATCTCTCACCATTAGTGATCGAACCTTCGTTATACTCTTCTGTAATTCCGTGAACTTCATCATGAGCTTCTTTAAGAATTCCTTCTTTTTCAGAAGGGATTTCCATATCAACAACGTTAATAGAAATACCAGCTTTTGTAGCATTGCTATAACCAAGTTGCATAAGACCATCAGCAAGTAGAACAGTATCTTTTTCAGATCCTCTTCTGTAAGCAAGGTCAAGAAGCTTAACTAGTTCTTTCTTACCAAGAATGATGTTTACGTCTTCGAAGTTTAGACATGAAGGAACGATATCGAATACGAATGTACGTCCTACAGTAGTCTCATGTACTTCACCACCAATACGTACTTTAATTGGTGCTTGTAGGTGTAGGTTACCTGAGTGGTAAGCAAACTGAGCTTCTTCTTTAGAAGAGAAAGTTTTCCCGTATCCACGAGCATATGGTCTAACACGAGTCATGTAGTAAAGACCAAGTACGATATCCTGAGATGGAGTAATAATTGGTGAACCATCTTTTGGAGAAAGAATATTATTTGTCGACATTGCAAGAACACGACACTCAATTTGAGCTTCAAGTGATAGAGGAACGTGAACGGCCATCTGGTCACCGTCGAAGTCGGCGTTGAATGCAGTACAAACAAGAGGGTGAAGACGGATAGCCTTACCTTCAATAAGTACAGGTTCGAAACCTTGGATACCAAGTCTGTGAAGAGTTGGTGCACGGTTAAGAAGTACTGGGTGCTCTTGTACAACTTCTTCAAGGATATTCCATACTTCTTCTTTTTGTTGCTCAACCATACGCTTAGCAACTTTAATAGTAGTACAGTGTCCTTTTTCAATTAGCTTGTTGTAGATAAACGGCTTGAAAAGTTCAAGTGCCATAAGCTTAGGAAGACCACACTGGTGAAGTCTTAAGCTTGGACCAACAACGATTACAGAACGTCCTGAGTAGTCAACACGCTTACCAAGTAGGTTTTGACGGAAACGTCCTTGCTTACCTTTTAACATATCAGAAAGTGATCTTAGTGGACGCTTGTTAGCACCAGTAAATACTTTACCACGACGACCATTATCAAATAGAGCATCAACTGCTTCTTGAAGCATTCTCTTTTCGTTTCTGATGATGATTTCAGGAGCATTAAGTTCTTTAAGTCTTCTAAGACGGTTGTTTCTGTTAATAACACGTCTGTATAGATCGTTAAGATCTGAAGTTGCAAAACGTCCTGCTTCAAGTGGAACAAGAGGTCTTAAGTCTGGTGGAAGGATAGGAATAACATCCATCATGAACCACTCAGGCTTGTTTTCAGACTTCATAAGAGATTCAACAACTCTTAATCTTTTAACAAACTTAGTTCTTGCCATCTCTGTAGTTGCGTTAGCAAGACCACGTCTTAGGTTTTTATTTTCAAGATCGATATCAAGCTTAGAAAGTAGCTCTTGAACGATTTCTCCACCCATACCAGCTTCGAAATCAATACCTTGATCTTTAAGTTCATAATATTGTTGCTCAGAAATTACGCGACCTACATCTAGACCACCTTCAACACCATCAGTTGCTGAAGCAGTTACGATATATGCTTCATAATATAGAACTTTTTCAAGTTCTTTAAGAGAAAGGTTAAGAAGAGCTGCCATTCTTGATGGAAGTGAACGTAGGAACCAAATGTGAGCAACTGGAGTTGCTAGTTCAATGTGTCCACATCTTTCACGACGTACTTTTGAAAGTGTAACTTCAACACCACACTTCTCACATACAACACCTCTGTGCTTCATTCTCTTGTACTTACCACAGATACATTCGTAATCTTTTACTGGTCCGAAAATCTTTGCACAGAATAAACCGTCTCTTTCTGGCTTATAAGTTCTATAGTTAATAGTTTCTGGTTTTTTTACTTCACCAAATGACCACTCTCTGATTGTATCAGGAGAAGCAAGCTTGATAGATACACCTTCAACGCTTACTGGATCTTTTGGCTTATCAAAAAAGTTTAAAAGGTCTTTCATTTTTTTATGCCCTCTTAATATACGGCAGGACTAAGCCTGCCATAAATTAACGAATAGATTCTTCAATTCTGTCTTCTTCAAGTTTAACGTCTAGACAAAGTGCTTGAAGCTCTCTGATTAGAACGTTGAACGATTCAGGAAGACCTGGTTCTAGTACTTGCTCACCTTTAACGATTGACTCATACATTCTTGTTCTACCGATAACGTCATCTGACTTAACAGTTAAGAACTCTTGAAGAGTATAAGCTGCACCGTATGCTTCAAGTGCCCAAACTTCCATTTCCCCAAGTCTCTGACCACCGAACTGAGCCTTACCACCAAGTGGCTGCTGAGTTACAAGTGAGTAAGGACCTGTAGAACGTGCGTGAAGTTTTTCGTCTACAAGGTGGTGTAGCTTAAGCATGTACATAACACCAACAGTAACGTCCTCTGCGAAAGCATCACCAGTCTTACCATCAAATAGAGTTGTTTTACCATTTGACTCAAGATCAGCTAACTCAAGCATTTCTCTGATATCTGCTTCTGAAGCACCATCAAATACTTTAGTAGAGAAACGAACACCGCTTGTAAGTTTCTTAGCAAGGGCCATAACAACATCATCTGCTGCAGACTTTAACCAAGCTTCAACTTCTGGCGTCTTATAAATTTTGTAAATGAAATCCTTAATCTCGTGAACTTTCATTTGCTCTTCAAGCATAACCTTGATTTTTTCACCAAGACCACGTCCGGCCCATCCAAGGTGAAGCTCAAGAAGCTGTCCGATGTTCATACGAGAAGGTACCCCTAGTGGGTTAAGTACGATTTCAACAGGTGTACCATCAGCAAGATAAGGCATATCTTCACGTGGAACAACGTTAGAAATAACACCTTTGTTACCGTGACGACCAGCCATCTTATCACCTGGCTGAAGCTTACGCTTAATCGCAACGTATACAGTAATCTTTTTGATTACACCTGGAGGAAGTTCATCACCTCTATGAAGTTTTGCAATCTCATCAGTTGTCTTAGCTCTAACTCTGTTGATCTTGTTTCTAACATCTGCGAAATACTCAGATAGTTTTTCTTCAAGCTCAGCTTGTAGTGGTAAGTAACCAATTAGCTCAAATGGAATTGATGCAAGAATTTCACCTGTAATCTCTGTTCCTTTAGAAAGTAGTTCAGCTGAACCATCTTCAGAAACAAGTACATCAGTAACTTTTGCACCTTTAAGCATATCTGCAATCTTAAGAATTGCTGAAGTTTGGATTGCCTTAATCTCAATTCTTTCATCTCTTCTTAGAAGAGTTGTCTCTTGCTCGATAATATCCTTAGATCTTGAACAAAGCTCAACACCTTCACGAGTATAAACTCTAGCATCAATTACTGTACCGTAAACAGATGAAGGAACTCTTAGTGAAGTATCTTTTACGTCACCAGCTTTATCACCGAAGATAGCTTTAAGAAGTTTTTCTTCTGGAGAAAGTTGAGTTTCACCTTTTGGTGTAATTTTACCAACTAGGATGTCTCCTGGCTTAATGATAGCACCAACTCTAACGATACCAGCTTCATCAAGATCTTTTAAAGACTCTTCTGAAACGTTTGGAATATCGCGAGTGATTTCTTCTTTACCAAGTTTAGTATCACGAGCTTCAACTTCGAATGCTTCGATGTGAATTGAAGTAAACACGTCTTTTGCAAGAAGGTCTTCAGAAATCAGGATCGAGTCTTCGTAGTTATAACCACCCCATGGCATGAATGCTACAAGTGGGTTTTGCCCTAGTGCTAGGTCACCGTTATCAGTACCAGGTCCGTCAGCAAGAACGTCACCTTTCTTAACGATATCACCTTCTTTTACAAGAGCTTTTTGGTTATTACATGTGTTCTGGTTAGTTCTTTGATATTTTACTAGTTTGTAAATATCTACACCAGACTCACCGTCTTTGAAGCTATCTCTTTGAATAACAATTCTGTTTGAATCAACAAAGATAACTCTTCCGTTGTCGTTTGCTACAAGAACTGCACCAGAATCTCTAGCTACAATTCTTTCAGTACCAGTACCAACGATAGGAGCTTCAGTTTTAACAACAGGCACGGCCTGTCTCATCATGTTCGATCCCATTAGGGCACGGTTGGCATCATCGTGCTCAAGGAAAGGAATTAGTGATGTTGCAACTGAGATCATCTGAGTTGGAGAAACGTCCATCAGGTTAACTTCTGATGCATCAACAAGTGTGAATTCACCAGAAGCACGTGCTGCAACTTGAGCACCAACTAGCTGACCTTCTTTAATGTTATTAGCATCGATCTGAGCGATAACTTTACCTTCCTCTTGGAAAGCAGTGAAATACTCTACATCACCAATCTTTTGATCTTCACCAATAGTTAGGTATGGAGTTTCAATGAAACCGTATTCAGATACTTTTGCAAATGTTGCAAGAGAAGTAATAAGACCAATGTTTGGTCCTTCAGGAGTCTCAACCGGACACATTCTTCCGTAGTGAGTTACGTGAACGTCACGAACTTCGAAAGATGCTCTTTCTCTCGTTAGACCACCTGGCCCAAGAGCTGAAAGACGACGCTTGTGAGTTACTTCTGAAAGTGGGTTCGTTTGATCCATAAACTGTGAAAGTTGTGATGAACCAAAGAATTCCTTAACGGCAGCAGCAACTGGCTTTTGGTTAACAAGATCGTATGGCATCATTGTATCAATTTCTTGAATTGCCATTCTTTCTTTAACCGCTCTTTCCATACGAACTAGACCAACTCTAAATTGGTTTTCAAGTAGTTCACCTACAGGTCTAACACGTCTGTTACCTAAGTGGTCGATATCATCAACACGTCCCTTACCGTTGTTAAGTTCAACAAGGTACTGGATAGTTGTAATAATATCTTCTTTAGTTAAAACAGTGTTCTCAACAGGAACATCAGTCTTAAACTTATAATTGATTTTCATACGACCAACACGAGATAGGTCATATCTTTCTTCATCAAAGAAAAGTCCTTGGAAAAGAACTTCAGCAGCTTCAACCGCTGGAGGTTCACCTGGTCTTAATCTTTCGAAGATTTTTAGAAGTGCATCTTCTTTAGCATCTGTTTTATCTAGAAGAAGAGTGTTTCTGATCTGATCACCAAAGTTGATCATATCAATGTAAAGACATTCTACTTCAGATACACCAGCAGCAATTAGTTCCTGAATCTTTGCTTCAGAAAGCGCTTCGTTAGCAAGACAGATTACTTCACCAGTAGTTTCATTGAAGATATCTTTAGCTGCAACTTTACCTACAACTTCTTCAAGCTGAGCAGGAATTTCAGTTACACCAGCATCCGCTAATCTCTTAATAGATGCTTTAGAGAATTTCTTCCCTTTTCTAACAATTGCTTTACCAGTTTTTGGATCAAGAACATCATTTGTTGCACGAGTTCCAGTCATTAGAGATAGGTCTAATGATCTTACAAACTCACCATTCTTAGCAAACTTGATTGTTTCAATATTGTAGAACATATCAAGGATTTCTTCAGTACTGAAACCAAGCGCTTTAAGAACTACAGTTGCATGTAATTTTCTTTTTCTATCAATTCTAGCAAATAGAATATTCTTATGATCGAATTCGAAGTCTAGCCAAGAACCTCTGTGAGGAATAATTCTTGCAGAGTAAAGAAGCTTACCACTTGAGTGCTTCTTCCCACCGTCGTGTTCAAAAACGATACCAGGAGATCTGTGAAGCTGAGAAACAATAACTCTCTCAGTTCCGTTATATACAAAAGAACCAGTCTCTGCCATCAGAGGAATGTTTCCTAAGTAAACTTCCTGTTCTTTAATTGAAGAAACAGTTCTTTGTTCATTACCATCTTTGTCAACAGCTACATCATAGAATACTAGACGAACAACTACCTTAAGTGGCGCTTCATATGAAAGGCCTCTTTGACGACACTCTTTTACAGTGTACTTAGGTTGTTCTAGTGAGTAGCTTACGAACTCTAACGATACAGTTTTGTTAAAGTCGTGGATTGGAAATACAGAGTTGAATACAGCCTGTAATCCCATTTCTTCTCTTTGAGAAGGAGGTACGTCCTTTTGAAGGAAATCATCATAGGACTTCTTTTGTAGAAGCATGAGTGGAGGCGTCTCTAACACAGATGGTGTTGAGGCAAAGTTCTTACGAAACCACTCGTTTGGTCTAAAAACCTCAGTCATTATGGTTCTCCCGGGTTTTAATTGTTTTAACGTGCACGTATATTTTTTAGTTACTTAATAACTTTTTTTTTCGGTTTTTACAAACGCAAAAAAGGTGTGAAGATCGCTAAATCTCCACACCTGTATTTTTTAATTTTTTATGCAATGAGCAAGGGGCTTAAATTACTTAAGCTCAACCTTTGCACCAGCAGCTTCAAGTTTTTTCTTGATTTCTTCTGCTTCTTCTTTAGATACTGCTTCTTTAACAGTCTTTGGAGCACCTTCAACCATTTCTTTTGCTTCCTTAAGACCTAGACCAGTGATTCCTCTAACTTCTTTAATAACGTTGATTTTCTTAGCACCTGCGTCAGCAAGAACAACGTCAAATTCAGTTTTTTCTTCAGCAGCAGCACCACCAGCAGCAGCACCAGCAACAGCTACAGGAGCAGCTGATACACCAAATTTTTCTTCAAGTTCTTTAACTAGCTCAGCTACTTCAAGAACAGTCATGTTTGAGATTTTTTCAATTAATTGATCATTTGTAATAGACATATATAACTCCTAAAAATTTAAAATAACTTTAACTCTAACTTTGTTAATTACTATTCTGCAGATTCTTCAGCTGCAACTGGCGCAGCTTCAACGCCTGCTTCTTTTTGCTCTTTAATTGCATTAAGAACTCTAGCAAATGCTGAGATCGGTGCATTAAATGTCGCAAGAAGAGTACCAAGCATCTCATCACGAGATGGTAGGTCTGCAATTGCATTTACTTCTGCTGGTGTTAGTGCTTTACCATCAAGTAAACCACCTCTAAGTTCTACTAGTTCAAACGCTTTTCCACATTCTTTTAATGCCTTAGCAACAGCTGGTGCTTCTTCAAATGCGAAAGCAACAGCTTGCGTACCTTTAAGACCAGAAAGTAATCCTTCTGCATCTGTTCCGGCCGCTGCCTTAGAAAAAAGTGTGTTACGAGTAACAACTAGCGATCCACCCGCTTCACGGATAGATTTTCTTAGAGCTGTGGCGTCATTAGATGGTAGTCCAATAACGTTTGTTAGAAAGATAGCGTTGGCATCAGTGATCTTCTTTTTTAGACCATCGATGATAACGTCTTTCTCTGCTCTAGTTAACATCGTTTACCTCCTAAACTACTGGAGGGAGATTTCATGCAGGCTTTATGTAGCTTCAAACCTAATCAGCAGCTACACCGACAATCATCAACCCCTTATTATTTTGCTGCGATAGTTGCAGCTTCTAAAGTATCAATTTTAAGACCTGGCCCCATAGTCGTACTTAAAGTAAGTGACTTAAGGTAAGTACCTTTTGCAGAAACAGGCTTAGCTTTAATAATTGCTGTAATCATTGTGTCAATGTTCTTTCTTAAATCTTCATTTGTGAAAGACGACTTACCGATTGGAACGTGAATAATACCGTTCTTCTCAGTTCTATATTCAACCTTACCAGCTTTTTGCTCTTTAACTGCGTTTTCAACATTAGGAGTAACTGTTCCTAATTTTGGGTTAGGCATTAGACCTCTAGGTCCTAGGATTCTAGCAACACGTCCAAGTTTACCCATCATATCTGGAGATGCAATAACTCTATCAAAGTCAAGCCATCCACCTGCGATCTTAGCAACGATATCGTCACCACCAACGTAATCTGCACCAGCTGCTTCAGCTTTAGCTACGTTGTCACCAGATGTAATAACACAAATCTTTACTGTTTTACCTGTACCAGCTGGAAGTGCTAGTGCACCTCTGATCATTTGGTCTGCGTGTCTTGGGTCAACACCAAGTCTGAACGCTAGATCTACAGTTTCATCAAAGTTTGCGAACTTAACTTCTTTAGCAAGGTTAATTGCTTCATCGATAGTGTAAGTCTTAGTTGTATCTACTTTTGCAAGTGCTTCTGTATATTTTTTCGATTTCTTAGCCATTGTAACACCTCTTAGTAATCTAGTTTGATACCAGCTGAACGACATGAACCTTCGATGATTCTTTCCGCTGCTTCTTGAGTAGCTGCTGTTAAGTCTGGTCTTTTCGCTTCAACAATTTCTTCAATAATTTTCTTAGATACTGTTGTTACAACTTCTGTTCCTGGCTTCTGTGCCCCTCTCTTAAGCTTTAGCTTATCTTTAAGAAGGTATGAAGCTGGAGGTGTCTTAGTAATGAAAGAAAAAGAACGATCTGAGTATACTGTAATGATTGTTGGAAGCATTACACCTGCATCTTTCTGAGTCTTTGCATTGAAAGCCTTACAAAATTCCATAATGTTTACACCTTTTTGACCTAGTGCCGGTCCAACTGGTGGTGATGGGTTTGCTTTCCCACCTGGAATTTGTAGCTTAATGAAACCTGTGATTTTCTTAGCCATAAATTTCTCCTGCGAACTTTTGTTCTACCAACTATTATTAATTTTTTTCAACCTGAGAAGCATCTAATTCTACCGGTGTTGGTCGACCAAAGATAGAAACGTTTACTTTCAGTTTTCCATTTTCATTTACAGATTCAATCGTACCGATGAATGAAGCGAAAGGTCCTTCAATAACCTTAACCTCTTCTCCTTCAGAGAAGTCCACAGTAGTACGTGACTTTTTGAAGCCACCAGTAGATTTACCTGTCATATATGCAGCCTCTTCATCTGATAAAGGCGCTGGTTTGTCAACAGTACCGCCAACAAAACCTGTAATTTTATCTGTATCTTTTACTAGGTGCCAAGTGTTCTCATTCATAAGCATTTGAATTAAGACGTAACCTGGGAAAAGCTTCTTCGTGATAGTTCTTTTTCTTCCACCCGCATGAGAAGTAACTTTTTCTTCAGGAACTACAATTTCACCAAATGAATCAGTTAGCTTATAGTTAACAATTCTTTCACGAAGAGTTTTTTGAACTTTGTTTTCTTGACCAGTAAGAGTCTTTGCAATGTACCAACGAAAATTAGGATTAACTGTAGCTTCACCTTCAGATGATTCTACGGCCATTTCTTCGTTAGTTAGTTCTTTTTCTGTTTCGTTGTTATCAACCATTTCTATCTCACTTAATCAATTAAAGGTATAAATTAAAGAATAATGTCTAGTAGCTGTCTAAATGTATAGTCTACTAATACAAAAATTCCACTTACAATGCTTAGTGCGATTACTAAACCAATTGTTGTCTTTAAAACGTCATCTTTGTTAGGCCAAACAACTTTTACAAGTTCAGCATAAACATCCTCAAGCATAGTAGAAGCATTCTTGTTTTTAGCAATTACTAGGAAGACAATCAGACCTACAACAATTCCAGCAACTTGTACCGTAATAGGAAAGTTTGGAACCTTTGCTTCAAGATCGAACCACTCACTTAATTGTTCGAGGAATCTAATAGTAATAAAACCACAAATCGCACTTACGGCAGCAACAAATGCATTAATCCATTTTTTGCTGTCTTCACTCTTAATGAGGGACATCTCAAATCCTTTTTTACCTAAATTAAACGTATAAGTACCAGATTATATCCCTTAATTAACATGGTTTGGCAAGAGCTAACGCAAAAATAGGATAAATTTGCAGTCAAAATAAATAATATTTGGAAAAAGTGGCGGGCGCATGAGGACTCGAACCTCAAACCTACTGATTTGGAATCAGCCGCTCTACCATTGGAGCTATACACCCGTTTGACTTGGAAACATAAATTACCGAAAAAGGCCTACCTCGTCAATCTCTTATTACTATAAATATTTCCATAATCTTGAATACGGTTCAATCTGAGGGTAGTGTAGCGAATCGCCAACGCGACATTTATTTATTTTGGAGAGAAAACAACATGAAGTATTTAGTACTATTAATGCTTACACTAAACATCAATGCGGCCATCTTTGTATCAGATTCATGTTCTGAAGATCAGAGAGACATGCTTATCAAAGATACTCAGAAATCTCGTGCAGACATGAAAAGCATCATTAAGGATCTTAGAGAGTACAAAAAACAGAACCCGTACATGAGCAAGAATGTTGAAAAGAAAATCAACAAGGCCATCGTAGTAATGAAATGTTCACTGGCAAGAACTTACTGGACTAAACATAAATGTGTTGAGCCATATGGTGGCGCAATCGCTTATACATATGCCGTTATCGGCAAAACTGTATATATCACACCAAGCTACTGGGAATATGATATTGAAGGCCGTCAAGGGATTGTACTTCACGAACTAACTCACAAGTGTGGAACTGGAGATGCTGATTACTTTTGGACACGTAAACCAAAAGATACTAATGGTACACCTTGGTCTGATATTGCTGATACATATAGATATTGGCAACAAAATGGAACTTGTATTCCAGAGATCGATTGTTAAAAAACTAAAATTTAAGCATAAAAAAAGGGGAGCATAGCTCCCCTTCCTTATATCTTGAATATATCAAATATTAGTCAAGAATTTCAGATACTGTACCAGC from Halobacteriovorax sp. DA5 encodes:
- the rplJ gene encoding 50S ribosomal protein L10 — translated: MLTRAEKDVIIDGLKKKITDANAIFLTNVIGLPSNDATALRKSIREAGGSLVVTRNTLFSKAAAGTDAEGLLSGLKGTQAVAFAFEEAPAVAKALKECGKAFELVELRGGLLDGKALTPAEVNAIADLPSRDEMLGTLLATFNAPISAFARVLNAIKEQKEAGVEAAPVAAEESAE
- the rplA gene encoding 50S ribosomal protein L1, which produces MAKKSKKYTEALAKVDTTKTYTIDEAINLAKEVKFANFDETVDLAFRLGVDPRHADQMIRGALALPAGTGKTVKICVITSGDNVAKAEAAGADYVGGDDIVAKIAGGWLDFDRVIASPDMMGKLGRVARILGPRGLMPNPKLGTVTPNVENAVKEQKAGKVEYRTEKNGIIHVPIGKSSFTNEDLRKNIDTMITAIIKAKPVSAKGTYLKSLTLSTTMGPGLKIDTLEAATIAAK
- the rplK gene encoding 50S ribosomal protein L11, whose amino-acid sequence is MAKKITGFIKLQIPGGKANPSPPVGPALGQKGVNIMEFCKAFNAKTQKDAGVMLPTIITVYSDRSFSFITKTPPASYLLKDKLKLKRGAQKPGTEVVTTVSKKIIEEIVEAKRPDLTAATQEAAERIIEGSCRSAGIKLDY
- the nusG gene encoding transcription termination/antitermination protein NusG; the protein is MAVESSEGEATVNPNFRWYIAKTLTGQENKVQKTLRERIVNYKLTDSFGEIVVPEEKVTSHAGGRKRTITKKLFPGYVLIQMLMNENTWHLVKDTDKITGFVGGTVDKPAPLSDEEAAYMTGKSTGGFKKSRTTVDFSEGEEVKVIEGPFASFIGTIESVNENGKLKVNVSIFGRPTPVELDASQVEKN
- the secE gene encoding preprotein translocase subunit SecE; its protein translation is MSLIKSEDSKKWINAFVAAVSAICGFITIRFLEQLSEWFDLEAKVPNFPITVQVAGIVVGLIVFLVIAKNKNASTMLEDVYAELVKVVWPNKDDVLKTTIGLVIALSIVSGIFVLVDYTFRQLLDIIL
- a CDS encoding M35 family metallo-endopeptidase, which gives rise to MKYLVLLMLTLNINAAIFVSDSCSEDQRDMLIKDTQKSRADMKSIIKDLREYKKQNPYMSKNVEKKINKAIVVMKCSLARTYWTKHKCVEPYGGAIAYTYAVIGKTVYITPSYWEYDIEGRQGIVLHELTHKCGTGDADYFWTRKPKDTNGTPWSDIADTYRYWQQNGTCIPEIDC